In Spirochaetaceae bacterium, the sequence CCGCGTTTTTGATTCGAGTTATGCTCGTGGCGAAGGGTTATCGTTCCCCGTTGGCGTAGGCCATGTAATTGCCGGCTGGGATGAAATGCTGCTGGATATGGCGGTAGGCGAACGCCGCACCGTAATTATCCCCGGCGATTTAGCCTACGGGCCGCGCGGTATAACCCATCAAGGGCAGGTGATTATTCCTCCTAATGCTTGGTTGGTTTTTGAGATTGAGCTTTTAAGTATTAATTAACTATCAATTTAATATTTAAATAAAGAGGAGGGCTAAAGCCCTCCTCTTTTGTAAAAAATAACCATAAATATTAAAAATGTGTTACAATGATAGTTGATGAATGGTAATATTAAAGTTGGTAGTGTCGTAGGGGTACTCGAACCTTT encodes:
- a CDS encoding FKBP-type peptidyl-prolyl cis-trans isomerase, producing the protein RVFDSSYARGEGLSFPVGVGHVIAGWDEMLLDMAVGERRTVIIPGDLAYGPRGITHQGQVIIPPNAWLVFEIELLSIN